The window GCTTTATGACTCCATAACTGGCTTttcctaaaaaaacaacaaaaacaaacaccacacacacacaaaaaaaccccacctctTCAGCCAGGACAAAGTATTAGTATTGGTATAAGTGGAGAGTCCTGTCCACTTATCAAATTGGGACAGAATGGAATCTCTGTACCTTCTCCAGGTAAGAAGGTGAATCCTGAGGTAGGAGTCAGGGTTTCATAGGAGGCCCCTTTCTCAGCACACCCTTTGTCTTGGGCAGATAAAGTGAACACAGATATTCACTAAATCACTTGGACATTTGAGTGAGGAAGCTCTTAAAATCTGAGAATACATGCTGAAGAAACACGATTTCCCACAACAGATACAAGTTTGTGAAACTCATTTGATCAAGAGGCAtcaatttattgttttcttttgtggAGTCTCAGGAGTACAATGATCACTTTTTGGTTAGAAGCACAATATCTCACCAGTTCCTTGTGCTTTGAGGGTTTGAGGCACTATAATATATAGTTTATGGGTATCCTCCCAATCTACTTTGCTTTTTTATCTATGAATCTATAAATAATATCATGGTTTACACATGCTTTTTAAGAATGTATATAAATGACATCATACAATACAACCTGCCTTTTACACTCTACATTTTTTTAGATCCATCCTTGGTTAGTGTTAACTTTATTCAGCATTATCAGCTATTCTCTAAAGTATTTATACCAAATTATGCTCCCATCAGCATTACCTGAGTGTTCCTGTTTCCCCACAATCTCACTCACAGTTGATCCCATCCATCTTTTAGGTTTTTACAAGTATACTGGGTTGGTTTAATACCAGGGATTTCAAATATGACCTCTGGACagtagcatcacctgggaatatgttagaaatgcaaattctcaggctctACCCCAgaactactgaatcagaaactggaAATGGGGCCCAGCAGTCTCCAGATAAATCTGATATACACCCAAATTTGAAAAACACCATTTTAATCAATTGCTTTTAAAGGCTCCATTAGCTCTATGTCCAGCTATTTCCACTTTACAATAACTAACTCAATCATAGGTGTAAACCCTATTTTCCCAAAAGACATGCTTTGGCATCAATGCATGGCATATGTTCCACTTGCTGAATTAATCGACTTGGGATGGCATTTCTTTCATCCTATTTTCCATACTAATAAATAATACAGAATTAAGGATTTATAATGCCTTTGGTGAAGAGCTGAAACACTTATAATTAAAAGTCCAGCTTTTCAGTAAGTACCAAGGGTAGCTTTAATATGAACTTTGAGTGCATCTATGAATGCATTTGGGTACTGCTGTTGCAACCTTGTTTAGTATACTCTGTGGAATGAAAAACAAAGTACAGTGAACAGTAAACCTTCTCTATACTGATACTCTCCCTGAGCATGCTCCTGGGATATCCTATAAAAAGAACTAATGATCTCAGCAATAATAAGTCCagtgcttttataattatttcactGAAGTTTTGAAAAGCAGGCAGGGCAAGAGCACAGTCATCTCTGTTTTATAAACCAGGCAACTGAAATTCAGAGAGGTTGAAGTAATTTGCCTAAAGAAACCCAATGCTAAGTAATTGCTGTGTGAAGCACTGTACTAGGTATTTCATTTACATTATCTTACTAGTCCTTGCCATAAACCACGTGCAACACGGTTTAATATCTATCTACTTCTCATcttaaagaggaggaaaaaggctCAAAGAGGATAAACTACTCACCCCAAAACACGCAGAAATTAAAGAAGCAACAATTTGAACTTTTCTACTCTGCCCTACGCTACTCCTCAGCCATTCCATTCTTGAGAGGGCTCCTTCCTGACATCTATGAGATGTGAGGAGTGTCTCAGAGAGGCTGGACATTTCCTCTCTGGGGGCTGTCACCTATGGGTGAACAGTGGCACCTGTGGGTACACAAGGCCTCTGCTTATGTTCCCTCAGGTAAAAAATACCAAGGCAAAAAAAAGAGTCTAAGCTAATCTTTGTACTAAAGCATATAAGCCTATTGATTTTAATCAACACAAAACAGGAATTAATGAACTTGTTTTCAAACAGAACAGGATTTCAAAGTAACACAAAATGCTCCCTATCTCATGGCAAATGTAGCTGCTAATTCCCCCAGGAGAAATAGCACATTCATGTTGCAGTCCCTAGAGCTTCAAGAATGGTTTCTTCAATGTAATTTTAAAGACTCAGAAGAGCAGCGTTTGAAACCCATTCTCCCATTTACTCGTGTTACTTAGCCATTAAATGGGCAAGccatttaatttctctgagccttcACTTTCTCAGCCATAAAAAGTGAATAATGCCTATACTTTCTACCAGAGACTGTTGTAAAcatcaaacaaaacaataaatatgaaaacaatataCGAAATGAAAAATCACTACCCatacaactattttttttaatatattttattgatttttttacagagaggaagggagagggatagagagttagaaacattgatgagagagaaacatcaatcagcagctgcctcctgcacgccccacactggggatccagcctgcaaccaaggtacatgcccctgaccggaatcgaactcgggacccttcagtccgcaggccgacaccatatccactgagccaaaccagtcagggctacccATACAACTATTATAATGACTATTACTGTTCCCACCTTTCGCCCATCAGTACTGCTTCTAGCTTGAGCCACAGCAGATTACAGAGCTCTCATTCTGGTTGTACTCTCCCTACCTCTATCATCTCCTAGCAAACTGAACCACTCCCATGTCACCAACGGTAACCATCAAGCTACTACCCAGCACCAcaaaccccttcccctctgacagctgtcagtctcttcTTTATgagtatctatgagtctgtttctattttgtttgttagtttattttgttcattaggttccacatataattgaaatcataacAGTTACATTTCTGCCTCTTTTGCTTCACACCTATTCTATCaataacaaagatcagaaaaaaaattctcgGATCTGTAGATGTATTTatgttacaaaaatataaaaaggaaaacaaacattaCAAAGTATTAAacggcccagccagcatggctcagtggttgagcgtcgacctatgaaccagggggtcactgggttcgattcccggtcagggcacatgcccaggttgtgggctcgatcccaggaggcagtcgatcaatgattcactctcattgatttctccctctgtctctctctccttcccttcttttcttaaatcaataaaaaaatatattttaaaaagtattaaacaaTTTGATAGTCTCTTCAAGAAGTAAATTACTCACAGTGCCTTCAATCTCTGAATAGAGTCCTGACCAGAAGCTGAAGGTACTTTTATCCAGCTGATACAGTCGAGATTTCTCAAACGTTTCTGAATCTATGATCTGTCCTAATTCCATTGGTACATGAGTTGTTGTTTTATATATCCGtctctgaaatattttgaaaaaaacaaaacactttaatGAAACAGTCAAACCAACTCATTTTTATTACACTAGTCATTTATGATCAAACATTGAATGGTTTATAATGTTAATTTGTCACGCAAGCCTGCTGAATTGCTTTATACATACACAAAGAATATATTTGATCAAGCACATTGTCTACTAAAACAACTGTGCAGAAAagtaaaagaacaagagaatctGAGGCTAGCTGACTATGTAAGATTAAAATCAGGGTTGTTATCATACTTCAGCTTGCATATGTAAACCAAAACTGTAACTTCACAAATGATACCATTCATTTCAGGAATAACATATATCCTATAATACAAAAAACAAATTCATGGGAAGGACAAGGAACCAAATATGCTAACCATGAGTATTAACAGATATTGTGGCTAGTAACTAAATTTGGTCCAAGCAGCCAAATTAAGGGAAATTTGAGGAATAACAGATACAAACATTATCAGGTCTTCAAGAAAGACCAATTTTCTCGTTAAACCAAATGCTAAAAGATACTTTAAGCCCATGGGACATAATACAAGGAACAGATACCAAACGATATAATGGACAGAATCTTCTACAGTGGTTTTATGACAAATGGCTTCTCTATTTATTGTTATGCATTTTACCAAACCTTCAGTAAAAGGCACTACATGAAAGCATAACTGAGTAAAGAAGACACTATAGAAAAGCAGTAACTGAAATAGGCTTATTATTAAATAAGACGGAGCGATGTTCCAAACCCATCCCCAATTTGGATACTACATATTGTGAGCTTCCTTTCAGCAAAGTACCTTCTCTAGGCGAACAAGACTCTGAACTAATGAAGCTGTCCAAAGAGCTATTAGGTCAGAGAAACTAATGCTATTCATATTAATGCCTCTTTGAACATTCTGGATTGAAAGAAGAGATCAAGATATAACCCAAACACTGACagatatagaaaaattaaattttccaatTTAAAGATTCATGCAGAATGTCAAATGAGAGGAGAAATTTGCAGAGGAAAAAGACTGTAACGCTCAAGAAAAGAAAGGTTTTCATAGCCATCCTGGCAGACACAATTCGGCAACAACACAGAAGAATGTAGGTAAAGCGAACCAGCGGTGAGAGATGGCAATACAGCAGTCAACGAAACTTCAAACCGACCCATTTCAAAGCTCAGATCTCGAGTCCATCAAGCTGTTAAGATCATCGCCCGGGAACTGCTAAGTAACTTTCATGTCTGCTTTACTGTTTTAATTgcttaaacaaaaataataaagaagctTTTGATAAAAACAAGAAAGATTATTCTTCGGGCAAAAAAAAcaccaagtttattttttaaggaaaaaaagagttCGGGCCCTCGGAAggatttattttcagaaaacGGTTTCCTGATTCGATGGTTGAGCATGACTGTAAAAAGGTCACGAGGAAGTCGTGAATCTGAAATGTTAGGATCTTCCCTTTGAAGGCTTATGAGTCGCTGCCATAGATCACAAAGATCAGCCCCCCGGGGAGCTGAAGGAAGCCGAGGGGCAGGTGTAAGGTTGCTTCCCCTTCCAGGCCCTAACCCGCCCGAGTCCCTCCATCACGTTGCGGAAAACGCGCCCAAGGCCCCGGGTCCTCTCAAGGCCAATCCCACCATCGAGCCAAATGAGAAGGCTCAGCAGGGACTCCAGAGGGTCgaggctgggtgctggggctgcagcctcATTTAGGGACTTGGGGTGAGACCATGGCTGGCCTAGAGCTGGCCGGGCGTCGGCATTAGCTGCGCTCTGTAGGCTCACCTGCCGCTGTGCTAGGAAGGTCTCCCAGAGATACACGGTCCAGGAGAAGAGCAGCACGGCCCCAAAGATACGCTTCTCGGCCGGCATCTCCCACATGGGGTCCAGCGACGCCCACATCCCCATGGCCACCGGGTTCGGCCGGCTCCTGAAGCGTGCAACAGTGCCACACCAACACCGTCCCCTCGGAGCGTCCCGTCGGTGTTACAGCTATTTCCGTCCCTTCCGAGCGCCCCGGCTCTGACAGCCACCCCCATCCCACGCCCAGCGCGCAGCCGGCAGTGTTACACAGATACTCTTCCCCGTGCCCACGCCTCTTTGGACCGCCTCGTTTCTGCCGGAAAAGGACCGTTCCGCTTCCCTACCTTCCGACTCGAGGAGAACTGAAACCCTGACGCCGCGTTCCGGCCTCCGCCAACCCCAGCTCCGGCCCGCGACCTGGTCACGCTGAGCTGCACACCAACATGTTTCCCCTTCAGCTCCTTGccgagggccggccgaggcttccggcttccctctggcgcTGCTTTCTAGCTTCCAGATCCGCAATTGCATCTCTTCGCTTCGGGGCTTGCCCTGCTGGGCCGCGACCTGAGCCGTCTTTCCCCGCCAGGACCAGCCCACTGGTAGGGGGCCGAGCGGGCACTAAGGCAGAGGGGACCGCCGCTCCCGCCCAGAAGTAGCTGGGAAGAACCAGGGAGGAGCGGACGTCTCAGGCTCTAGAGGCCATTCCTCTAACTAATGCCATTCGGATTGTGGTATGTTCATCCCGGGATCCCTTCAGACTAAAGGGATAGTCAACAGAGAGGCTAGGCGTCGTAAGTGCCGTGTTTCGGCCTGTGTCGGGGTATTCTGAATTCAGGCGTGGTAGAGAATGGGCGGTAGTGATGAGATTTTCATTCCAAATCTCGCCTCTTCCACTTCAGGCGAGTCCAAGGCGGCATTTTGCCTGAGAGAGAGAGTGCTCTGGAGCAAAGTGGAAGGGCCTGCCTTGATGTAGGGACAAAGTCCGATCAAAGCACAGCGCCATGTCCGTCTTGGAATTCAGGAGTGAAATGTGGTCACGGGGACGCCTGTTAACACATTGGTTTGACTTGacaagtgaaatatttcctgacCGAAGATAAACCTGACTTGGTTACTTGGATTGACCGAGTGGCGTTGCTACTGTGCATAATTATTATTTACAATGAATTGAGCTAAATCTGCAactaaaatatatctaaattacAGTGAAATTGTAGTGCTAATGATGTGTGGAAATTAACACTACCTCGAATTTCCCAACTTTTCCGAAATGCTTCTAAATGAGAGTAATTACATAATTAAATGCCAATCGAGAAAGTGATGGTCTCTAATGACAGGATAACAAATTGTTTTGCAAGtcaaaatattttcagttctttGCTTTCAGCAAAATTAGTGGTGGACCTAATTGAACTGTCAGCTAATGAAGTATTTGATTTGTGGTATATAACTGAGAAGGAAGTTAAAGAATTGATTGACATGCCTATTAGAAAACTAGCATTCCTATTTGTGGAGTAATATTTCTCAGCACTAtatctacaaaaacaaaaaatgaatctATTAGTAATAAGTAGTCATTCAGACACATGAGTTAATTGGTGAGGAAGCCCCATCCATCTCACTGAGAAATACTTTTCCagtaatgttttacattttatgtttATGTATTATTAAATGTAATCGTATCATTTTGCACAGATTTTTAATCATTAATTGTAATGATGATTATAATGATTAGTCAATTCAAAGAATTCTAATACATAGACCCATACAATTACAGGAACATTAAAAGAATTCTACTAATAGGTACATATTTTTATCTCAAACAAGGATCAATTAAAGGTTTTACTAACAAAAAGTTACATTCTGATAACATTTAATGGGGAAGtggaatataaatgtaaattagaaatgataaaagaaaatgtagaaatgaCAAATATTAAAGAGCTTATTTGTGTAATTTTAAATGGATGATAGTGGTTATTCAGTTGTTATGTGGATTCTGTTGGATAcattataaaaagtaattttacaattttatcttaaattgtcattatttataATTTGCCAGAATTTACATGCAttacaactatttttttaatcgaggatatttccattgatttttagagagagaagagaaagacagaaatatcactgtgagagaaacacattgattggttgcctcctgcatgaggccCGACCAGGGCCTAGGCCTGGTAGGAGCCTGCGACTgtgatacgtgcccttgaccagaatcgaacccgggacccttcaatccacaggcccacgccctatccactgagccaaaccagctagggctccattgcaACTATTTAAATGAATGATGAAAACTTTTAGATATTAACTTAAAATATGAGAGGATAAACACTTTTTCAAAATTCTCTCTCCCTTGGTCTGTCATTGCTATGCCCTCTTCAGTCTTCTTGTCTTCATCTGTCTaggtccagccagcctgctgcAGTTGGTCCAAAATCTCACAGAAGCTCCAAACTTTGTGGCTAAGAGTGCACATTTAGTCAGGCTGCTCGAGTCCCGGTCATAGCTGTACCATATGttagcaagttgcttaacctctctgtccaTCAGTTTCCGAtcagtaaaatgagaataatagtaTTTGCTTCCTCATATTGTGAGGACCAAATAAGAAAAATCATGTAAATATCTTAGCAATGTGCCCGGCTTGCCCAATAAAGATTAGCTACCATCTCCCCATACTTGTGAAAATTGTGTCATAGTGttgatccttgtatgtgccctgaccgggaccaaacctgcaaccttggcacattGGGATGATGCCCTAAACAACTGAGTGTGCCAAGGCGCTGCCAAACTGGATTCACATGAGAGTTCCCCTAAAGTCAAGTTCTGAAATTACCTGTCCAGCCAGCCAAACTGAGAGCTCCTGAAACACTCGGGACAGATTCCCAAGAATTATCACACTGCTCAGCACAGAGGAAGTATCAGCAAAAGATGGATAAAGTTAAACAGTCTCCTTTATGTCCACCCCAACCCTTGCCCACTTCTGAGTAATTAATGCAGGGAAACTCCTGGGCCAAATAGTTCATTTATACCCAAGACCAGCACAAGGGCCAGCCTACCTCTACAGGACAGTCCACAGCATCGCCCTTCAACGGCACATTCTTGCTGTTCATTACATTCAACCCAACCTCTTTGGTATGGAGCTGAAGGCCATATCCATGACcactctcccttcttttcccaaTCCCTAGATTCGGGTCTCCAGCCTGCTGAGCGGGCACCACAATCCCAGAGACATTTTAAACCAACACCCTTCCCAATATTACCCCAACACACAAGAAAAAGTTGGGCCCTTACTGAATAGAGAGCCAGGCCTTGTAGGGTAATTTCAATACAGTTCTCTACCTTTATTGGCACACCACCGCACACATAAGGGAAACGGCGCTTGTCTGGGAAAGACGAGTCCATCAGATTTCAGATGCGGAAGTAAACCCTGATGTGGGCAAGGGACTCTGGCAGTCGGAGCAGCTGCAGTAGGGCTCAGAGGAGCAATCCCTCTTCGTGGCAGGTTTTTGAGAAATTATCATCCCCTCCAGGTTCTTCACTTTGCTTTCCACCATCTGAAGTTGTTTCAGAATTTTCTCTTGCAGACCCAAGGACAGGAGGATACTTTTGTCTTGAACTGGGAGATGAATCCCTTCTGGGTTGACCAGCAAAGCCTCCAAAAACTCTGAGCCCTTCTTGTAAAGTTTGTAGAGTGTGATTACAAACAACAACAGactctaaaataaaacaacagaagtTGAACGTTACTTATTTATTCACGTGAAATGCCAGTTTACTATAGATGCAGAATAAGACAAAAACTGAGTGGTAACAATAATCCCTCATTTCCAAGCCTTGTTTATCAAAACATCTTTGCCCCTATTTCATCTTTTGATTTTCACTACAAAATAGAGTAGTAGGCAGGTCAGGGATTATTATTTGCATTTACTTAATAAAGATTATAATAATAGATACCCTTTGCCGAAAGTTTGCCACATGCAGGGCTCTTTGCTAGGAGTTTCCTTGCCTGTGCGTGACCTaattatgtaaaaaac is drawn from Myotis daubentonii chromosome 3, mMyoDau2.1, whole genome shotgun sequence and contains these coding sequences:
- the TMCO2 gene encoding transmembrane and coiled-coil domain-containing protein 2, with the translated sequence MPTSSPSSSIWDIIDYASLSSIWNWLQATFLGQTSVAQQTNLGLIDNLAPALQVALGIFFLIFLAVGLYALWKRSVRSIQSLLLFVITLYKLYKKGSEFLEALLVNPEGIHLPVQDKSILLSLGLQEKILKQLQMVESKVKNLEGMIISQKPATKRDCSSEPYCSCSDCQSPLPTSGFTSASEI